A window of the Bos indicus x Bos taurus breed Angus x Brahman F1 hybrid chromosome X, Bos_hybrid_MaternalHap_v2.0, whole genome shotgun sequence genome harbors these coding sequences:
- the LOC113886666 gene encoding zinc finger protein 75D-like isoform X1, whose protein sequence is MSQVGEKLFPEQIMMSPVKAPACLYPHVEVLQGTKRSVKESSNKSKKSSPQMGSLHPESARQHFRSFCYHDTPGPYEAVSQLQELCSQWLRPEIHSKEQILELLVLEQFLDVLPSHIQNWVQKYHPQNVKEAVALVDRFHRECGGISNEVTTHQLGNDTALLGGTAVAPGFKWKPAEPQPMGVFQEECSNIYQVLQEPRWNTHKESQPVDKGAVPAEESPTFSEEKSTPSWKLASKLTLPKSQSPLTFEDVALYFSEEEWKIMTPDEKTLYLDVMQELYEDVASVGLKLTNDPENDPPVSLPTLEIQPSGCEVLGKATMKDAETTVGKENHGDTCRVRKRPRSPEAPALASHFVAGDKLH, encoded by the exons ATGTCACAAGTAGGAGAAAAGCTGTTCCCAGAGCAAATAATGATGAGCCCTGTGAAGGCGCCTGCATGCTTGTACCCACATGTGGAGGTTTTACAGGGGACTAAGAGGTCTGTGAAAGAGAGTTCCAATAAGAGTAAGAAATCCAGCCCACAGATGGGCAGTCTTCATCCTGAGAGTGCTCGCCAGCACTTCCGGAGCTTCTGTTACCATGACACACCTGGACCGTATGAGGCTGTCAGCCAACTGCAGGAATTATGCTCTCAGTGGCTGAGGCCAGAGATCCACTCAAAAGAGCAAATCTTGGAATTGCTGGTGCTGGAGCAGTTCCTGGACGTTCTGCCCAGTCATATCCAGAACTGGGTGCAGAAGTATCATCCACAGAACGTCAAAGAGGCTGTGGCCCTGGTAGACCGCTTTCACAGAGAATGTGGTGGAATAAGCAATGAG GTCACAACCCATCAACTGGGAAATGACACAGCGCTCTTGGGAGGAacagcagtggccccaggctTTAAGTGGAAGCCAGCAGAGCCCCAACCAATGGGTGTGTTCCAGGAAGAATGTTCGAATATATACCAGGTACTGCAGGAGCCGCGCTGGAATACTCACAAAGAAAGCCAGCCTGTGGATAAAGGAG CTGTGCCTGCTGAAGAGAGTCCAACCTTTTCTGAGGAGAAAAGCACCCCAAGCTGGAAGTTGGCATCTAAGCTCACCTTGCCTAAGTCCCAG AGTCCATTGACATTTGAAGATGTGGCCTTGTATTTTTCCGaggaagaatggaaaataatGACCCCTGATGAGAAGACCCTCTACCTTGATGTAATGCAGGAACTCTATGAGGATGTCGCCTCTGTAG GGTTAAAGCTCACAAATGACCCTGAAAATGACCCACCTGTATCTCTTCCTACATTAGAGATACAACCATCAGGATGCGAAGTATTAGGAAAGGCCACAATGAAAGATGCTGAGACAACAGTGGGCAAGGAAAATCACGGTGATACATGCAGGGTACGGAAACGACCTCGCAGTCCCGAAGCCCCAGCCCTCGCCAGCCACTTCGTGGCTGGTGACAAACTGCACTGA
- the LOC113887367 gene encoding small integral membrane protein 10-like protein 2A, translating to MPGAPGIGSTCPPARAVVGTRGQRRPGPMAASGALSAAAAAAALSGVAVRLARSAAIRGSYGAFCKGLTRTLITFFDLAWRLRMNFPYFYIVASVMLNVRLQVRIE from the coding sequence ATGCCAGGAGCTCCAGGCATCGGGTCCACCTGCCCGCCAGCTCGTGCTGTGGTCGGTACGCGGGGCCAGCGCCGGCCCGGGCCCATGGCGGCGTCGGGGGCTCTGTctgcggcggcggcagcagcggccCTGTCGGGCGTGGCAGTGCGGCTGGCACGCTCAGCCGCGATACGCGGCTCCTACGGCGCCTTCTGCAAGGGGCTCACGCGCACGTTGATCACCTTCTTCGACCTGGCCTGGCGTCTGCGCATGAACTTCCCCTATTTCTACATCGTGGCCTCGGTGATGCTCAACGTGCGCCTGCAAGTGAGGATCGAGTGA
- the LOC113886666 gene encoding zinc finger protein 75D-like isoform X3: MSQVGEKLFPEQIMMSPVKAPACLYPHVEVLQGTKRSVKESSNKSKKSSPQMGSLHPESARQHFRSFCYHDTPGPYEAVSQLQELCSQWLRPEIHSKEQILELLVLEQFLDVLPSHIQNWVQKYHPQNVKEAVALVDRFHRECGGISNEVTTHQLGNDTALLGGTAVAPGFKWKPAEPQPMGVFQEECSNIYQVLQEPRWNTHKESQPVDKGAVPAEESPTFSEEKSTPSWKLASKLTLPKSQSPLTFEDVALYFSEEEWKIMTPDEKTLYLDVMQELYEDVASVEIQPSGCEVLGKATMKDAETTVGKENHGDTCRVRKRPRSPEAPALASHFVAGDKLH; the protein is encoded by the exons ATGTCACAAGTAGGAGAAAAGCTGTTCCCAGAGCAAATAATGATGAGCCCTGTGAAGGCGCCTGCATGCTTGTACCCACATGTGGAGGTTTTACAGGGGACTAAGAGGTCTGTGAAAGAGAGTTCCAATAAGAGTAAGAAATCCAGCCCACAGATGGGCAGTCTTCATCCTGAGAGTGCTCGCCAGCACTTCCGGAGCTTCTGTTACCATGACACACCTGGACCGTATGAGGCTGTCAGCCAACTGCAGGAATTATGCTCTCAGTGGCTGAGGCCAGAGATCCACTCAAAAGAGCAAATCTTGGAATTGCTGGTGCTGGAGCAGTTCCTGGACGTTCTGCCCAGTCATATCCAGAACTGGGTGCAGAAGTATCATCCACAGAACGTCAAAGAGGCTGTGGCCCTGGTAGACCGCTTTCACAGAGAATGTGGTGGAATAAGCAATGAG GTCACAACCCATCAACTGGGAAATGACACAGCGCTCTTGGGAGGAacagcagtggccccaggctTTAAGTGGAAGCCAGCAGAGCCCCAACCAATGGGTGTGTTCCAGGAAGAATGTTCGAATATATACCAGGTACTGCAGGAGCCGCGCTGGAATACTCACAAAGAAAGCCAGCCTGTGGATAAAGGAG CTGTGCCTGCTGAAGAGAGTCCAACCTTTTCTGAGGAGAAAAGCACCCCAAGCTGGAAGTTGGCATCTAAGCTCACCTTGCCTAAGTCCCAG AGTCCATTGACATTTGAAGATGTGGCCTTGTATTTTTCCGaggaagaatggaaaataatGACCCCTGATGAGAAGACCCTCTACCTTGATGTAATGCAGGAACTCTATGAGGATGTCGCCTCTGTAG AGATACAACCATCAGGATGCGAAGTATTAGGAAAGGCCACAATGAAAGATGCTGAGACAACAGTGGGCAAGGAAAATCACGGTGATACATGCAGGGTACGGAAACGACCTCGCAGTCCCGAAGCCCCAGCCCTCGCCAGCCACTTCGTGGCTGGTGACAAACTGCACTGA
- the LOC113886666 gene encoding zinc finger protein 75D-like isoform X2 has translation MSQVGEKLFPEQIMMSPVKAPACLYPHVEVLQGTKRSVKESSNKSKKSSPQMGSLHPESARQHFRSFCYHDTPGPYEAVSQLQELCSQWLRPEIHSKEQILELLVLEQFLDVLPSHIQNWVQKYHPQNVKEAVALVDRFHRECGGISNEVTTHQLGNDTALLGGTAVAPGFKWKPAEPQPMGVFQEECSNIYQVLQEPRWNTHKESQPVDKGAVPAEESPTFSEEKSTPSWKLASKLTLPKSQSPLTFEDVALYFSEEEWKIMTPDEKTLYLDVMQELYEDVASVGLKLTNDPENDPPVSLPTLEIQPSGCEVLGKATMKDAETTVGKENHGDTCRPKEGAEGRNSSLET, from the exons ATGTCACAAGTAGGAGAAAAGCTGTTCCCAGAGCAAATAATGATGAGCCCTGTGAAGGCGCCTGCATGCTTGTACCCACATGTGGAGGTTTTACAGGGGACTAAGAGGTCTGTGAAAGAGAGTTCCAATAAGAGTAAGAAATCCAGCCCACAGATGGGCAGTCTTCATCCTGAGAGTGCTCGCCAGCACTTCCGGAGCTTCTGTTACCATGACACACCTGGACCGTATGAGGCTGTCAGCCAACTGCAGGAATTATGCTCTCAGTGGCTGAGGCCAGAGATCCACTCAAAAGAGCAAATCTTGGAATTGCTGGTGCTGGAGCAGTTCCTGGACGTTCTGCCCAGTCATATCCAGAACTGGGTGCAGAAGTATCATCCACAGAACGTCAAAGAGGCTGTGGCCCTGGTAGACCGCTTTCACAGAGAATGTGGTGGAATAAGCAATGAG GTCACAACCCATCAACTGGGAAATGACACAGCGCTCTTGGGAGGAacagcagtggccccaggctTTAAGTGGAAGCCAGCAGAGCCCCAACCAATGGGTGTGTTCCAGGAAGAATGTTCGAATATATACCAGGTACTGCAGGAGCCGCGCTGGAATACTCACAAAGAAAGCCAGCCTGTGGATAAAGGAG CTGTGCCTGCTGAAGAGAGTCCAACCTTTTCTGAGGAGAAAAGCACCCCAAGCTGGAAGTTGGCATCTAAGCTCACCTTGCCTAAGTCCCAG AGTCCATTGACATTTGAAGATGTGGCCTTGTATTTTTCCGaggaagaatggaaaataatGACCCCTGATGAGAAGACCCTCTACCTTGATGTAATGCAGGAACTCTATGAGGATGTCGCCTCTGTAG GGTTAAAGCTCACAAATGACCCTGAAAATGACCCACCTGTATCTCTTCCTACATTAGAGATACAACCATCAGGATGCGAAGTATTAGGAAAGGCCACAATGAAAGATGCTGAGACAACAGTGGGCAAGGAAAATCACGGTGATACATGCAGG CCGAAGGagggagcagaaggaagaaattcTTCATTAGAAACATGA